The proteins below come from a single Podarcis muralis chromosome 8, rPodMur119.hap1.1, whole genome shotgun sequence genomic window:
- the LOC114600239 gene encoding phospholipid scramblase 1-like, with product MPAPPPLPNCPPGLEYLSQIDQMIIHQQIELLEIIIGFETSNKYEVKNAWGQMVYSAIEDTDCCTRNCCGTLRPFTIKIMDNVGQEVIELQRPLRCSSCLYPCCLQELEVHAPPGTPVGYIKQTWHPFLPKFTIQNELHQDVLKITGPCIVCSFCQDINFEVLSLDEQTAVGRISKHWSGFLKEAFTDADNFGVQFPLDLDVRMKAVLLGACFLVDFMFFESAGGGRQRMGVWG from the coding sequence ATGCCAGCTCCACCTCCACTTCCCAACTGCCCCCCAGGATTGGAATATTTAAGCCAGATTGATCAAATGATCATTCATCAACAGATTGAGCTTCTGGAAATCATCATTGGCTTTGAAACCAGCAACAAGTATGAAGTAAAAAACGCATGGGGGCAAATGGTTTACTCGGCGATTGAGGACACCGACTGCTGCACACGAAACTGCTGTGGAACATTGCGGCCATTTACCATTAAAATCATGGACAACGTGGGCCAGGAAGTGATTGAGCTCCAGCGACCTCTCCGGTGCTCCAGCTGCTTGTACCCTTGCTGCTTGCAAGAGCTTGAAGTCCATGCCCCTCCAGGCACCCCTGTGGGGTATATTAAGCAGACGTGGCACCCCTTTCTGCCTAAATTCACTATCCAAAATGAACTCCATCAGGATGTCCTCAAAATCACCGGGCCCTGTATAGTGTGCAGCTTCTGCCAAGATATTAATTTTGAGGTGCTGTCACTGGATGAGCAGACAGCGGTTGGAAGGATTTCTAAGCACTGGAGTGGCTTTCTGAAAGAGGCCTTCACCGATGCCGACAACTTTGGAGTCCAGTTCCCGTTGGACCTTGATGTTAGAATGAAAGCTGTCCTGCTGGGGGCCTGCTTCCTGGTGGATTTCATGTTTTTTGAATCCGCGGGAGGAGGCCGACAGCGAATGGGCGTCTGGGGTTAG
- the TMEM71 gene encoding transmembrane protein 71 isoform X1 yields the protein MCIICVKGYMSSAMHLVPEEQITTDHSAYLLSALAGSPLLEKESRKKVAPELITPRCTDAFLDHETSYECCSTNPCTGCVLACRRSPRLLTNGYYLLTEDSFLSDEDGNVTLSLSQTSVTYKEKLVRIFRRRKRIRRSLASLFSIGASKSWLNSTTIDLPHVEDAWFDGDMKGDANEYYDTGTIDAAFNCKAQRAERDSLVQKKPSSSKDATWTKPRKQQHYSPTCIFPPAEEEYFYEKSLDCSKPFTVRHDLCPVIVLSMCLIISLCIRFFLGGLFTTLQSFLLLIIVLICSLALLY from the exons ATGTGCATAATATGTGTGAAAGGATATATGTCTTCAGCTATGCATCTTGTCCCTGAGGAACAAATCACAACTGACCATTCTGCTTATCTGCTCTCTGCTTTAGCAGGTTCTCCGCTGCTTGAAAAGGAGTCCAGGAAGAAGGTGGCACCAGAACTCATCACACCCAG ATGCACAGATGCTTTCCTGGACCATGAGACCTCCTACGAATGTTGCTCCACCAACCCCTGCACAGGCTGTGTCTTGGCTTGCCGCCGGAGCCCTCGGCTTCTTACTAACGGCTACTACTTACTCACAGAGGACAGTTTTCTGTCGGATGAAGATGGCAACGTCACGCTGAGTCTATCCCAAACAAGTGTTACCTATAAAGAGAAATTAGTTAG AATATTTCGGAGAAGAAAGAGAATCCGCCGATCCCTTGCTAGTTTGTTCAGTATTGGAGCCTCTAAATCATGGTTGAACAGCACCACTATTGACTTACCTCACGTAGAGGATGCTTGGTTTGATGGAGACATGAAGGGGGACGCCAATGAATATTATGACACTG GCACTATTGATGCTGCTTTCAACTGCAAAGCCCAAAGGGCAGAGAGAGACAGTCTGGTACAAAAGAAGCCCTCTTCTTCGAAAGATGCAACTTGGACAAAACCAAGAAAACAGCAGCATTATTCACCTACTTGTATCTTTCCCCCAGCAGAAGAAGAGTACTTCTATGAAAAATCTTTGGACTGTTCAA AGCCTTTTACAGTAAGGCACGACCTCTGCCCAGTTATCGTGCTCTCCATGTGTTTGATCATTTCTCTCTGCATAAG ATTCTTTCTGGGAGGACTGTTTACAACTCTGCAGAGCTTCTTGCTGTTGATCATCGTTTTAATTT
- the TMEM71 gene encoding transmembrane protein 71 isoform X2, whose amino-acid sequence MALPAGSPLLEKESRKKVAPELITPRCTDAFLDHETSYECCSTNPCTGCVLACRRSPRLLTNGYYLLTEDSFLSDEDGNVTLSLSQTSVTYKEKLVRIFRRRKRIRRSLASLFSIGASKSWLNSTTIDLPHVEDAWFDGDMKGDANEYYDTGTIDAAFNCKAQRAERDSLVQKKPSSSKDATWTKPRKQQHYSPTCIFPPAEEEYFYEKSLDCSKPFTVRHDLCPVIVLSMCLIISLCIRFFLGGLFTTLQSFLLLIIVLICSLALLY is encoded by the exons CAGGTTCTCCGCTGCTTGAAAAGGAGTCCAGGAAGAAGGTGGCACCAGAACTCATCACACCCAG ATGCACAGATGCTTTCCTGGACCATGAGACCTCCTACGAATGTTGCTCCACCAACCCCTGCACAGGCTGTGTCTTGGCTTGCCGCCGGAGCCCTCGGCTTCTTACTAACGGCTACTACTTACTCACAGAGGACAGTTTTCTGTCGGATGAAGATGGCAACGTCACGCTGAGTCTATCCCAAACAAGTGTTACCTATAAAGAGAAATTAGTTAG AATATTTCGGAGAAGAAAGAGAATCCGCCGATCCCTTGCTAGTTTGTTCAGTATTGGAGCCTCTAAATCATGGTTGAACAGCACCACTATTGACTTACCTCACGTAGAGGATGCTTGGTTTGATGGAGACATGAAGGGGGACGCCAATGAATATTATGACACTG GCACTATTGATGCTGCTTTCAACTGCAAAGCCCAAAGGGCAGAGAGAGACAGTCTGGTACAAAAGAAGCCCTCTTCTTCGAAAGATGCAACTTGGACAAAACCAAGAAAACAGCAGCATTATTCACCTACTTGTATCTTTCCCCCAGCAGAAGAAGAGTACTTCTATGAAAAATCTTTGGACTGTTCAA AGCCTTTTACAGTAAGGCACGACCTCTGCCCAGTTATCGTGCTCTCCATGTGTTTGATCATTTCTCTCTGCATAAG ATTCTTTCTGGGAGGACTGTTTACAACTCTGCAGAGCTTCTTGCTGTTGATCATCGTTTTAATTT
- the TMEM71 gene encoding transmembrane protein 71 isoform X3, whose product MALPGSPLLEKESRKKVAPELITPRCTDAFLDHETSYECCSTNPCTGCVLACRRSPRLLTNGYYLLTEDSFLSDEDGNVTLSLSQTSVTYKEKLVRIFRRRKRIRRSLASLFSIGASKSWLNSTTIDLPHVEDAWFDGDMKGDANEYYDTGTIDAAFNCKAQRAERDSLVQKKPSSSKDATWTKPRKQQHYSPTCIFPPAEEEYFYEKSLDCSKPFTVRHDLCPVIVLSMCLIISLCIRFFLGGLFTTLQSFLLLIIVLICSLALLY is encoded by the exons GTTCTCCGCTGCTTGAAAAGGAGTCCAGGAAGAAGGTGGCACCAGAACTCATCACACCCAG ATGCACAGATGCTTTCCTGGACCATGAGACCTCCTACGAATGTTGCTCCACCAACCCCTGCACAGGCTGTGTCTTGGCTTGCCGCCGGAGCCCTCGGCTTCTTACTAACGGCTACTACTTACTCACAGAGGACAGTTTTCTGTCGGATGAAGATGGCAACGTCACGCTGAGTCTATCCCAAACAAGTGTTACCTATAAAGAGAAATTAGTTAG AATATTTCGGAGAAGAAAGAGAATCCGCCGATCCCTTGCTAGTTTGTTCAGTATTGGAGCCTCTAAATCATGGTTGAACAGCACCACTATTGACTTACCTCACGTAGAGGATGCTTGGTTTGATGGAGACATGAAGGGGGACGCCAATGAATATTATGACACTG GCACTATTGATGCTGCTTTCAACTGCAAAGCCCAAAGGGCAGAGAGAGACAGTCTGGTACAAAAGAAGCCCTCTTCTTCGAAAGATGCAACTTGGACAAAACCAAGAAAACAGCAGCATTATTCACCTACTTGTATCTTTCCCCCAGCAGAAGAAGAGTACTTCTATGAAAAATCTTTGGACTGTTCAA AGCCTTTTACAGTAAGGCACGACCTCTGCCCAGTTATCGTGCTCTCCATGTGTTTGATCATTTCTCTCTGCATAAG ATTCTTTCTGGGAGGACTGTTTACAACTCTGCAGAGCTTCTTGCTGTTGATCATCGTTTTAATTT